From Thermococcus sp., one genomic window encodes:
- a CDS encoding ATP-dependent DNA helicase, whose amino-acid sequence MRVEELPVDERVKRVIIERGIEELYPPQAEALKSGVLDGRNLVLAIPTASGKTLVSEIVMVNRLLREGGKAVYLVPLKALAEEKYREFKAWEVLGLRVAATTGDYDSTDEWLGRYDIIIATSEKFDSLLRHGSNWIKDVRLVVADEVHLIGSYDRGATLEMILSHMLDRAQILALSATVGNAGELAEWLDAALVVSDWRPVELRKGVFHLGELIWEDGRREHYPENWEALAVDAVKRGKQALVFVNTRRSAEKEAVSLSSKIARLLTKPEARGLKELADSLEENPTNEKLKKAIRGGVAFHHAGLSRTERTMIEDAFRDGLIKAITATPTLSAGLNLPAFRVIIRDTKRYAGFGWTDIPVLEIQQMMGRAGRPKYDRVGEAIVVARTEDPKKLMEKYIHGKPEKLFSMLANEQAFRSQVLALITNFGVSNFRELIGFLEKTFYFHQRKDTSSIEYKAKDIVYFLIENEFVDMDMNDRFIALPFGKRTSQLYIDPLTAKKFRDAFPKLERNPNPFGIFQLIASTPDMATLNARRREMEDYLDLAYEFEEKLYTNIPYYEDYRFQTFLGEIKTAKILLDWINEVPEARIYETYGIDPGDLYRILELADWLMYSLIELYKLFDPEKDVMGYLRDLHLRLRHGVREELLELVRLPNIGRKRARALYNAGFKSQEDIMRAKVRDLLEVEGIGMKVIEGLLRHFGVELPKDAKRASKKVERARKGTLDDFLR is encoded by the coding sequence ATGAGGGTCGAGGAACTCCCGGTTGACGAACGCGTGAAAAGAGTCATCATTGAGAGGGGCATAGAGGAGCTCTATCCGCCACAGGCAGAGGCTCTGAAGAGCGGCGTGCTGGATGGGAGGAACCTAGTTCTTGCCATCCCGACCGCGAGCGGAAAAACCCTCGTCAGCGAGATAGTTATGGTCAACAGGCTCCTCCGCGAGGGAGGAAAGGCGGTATACCTGGTTCCGCTCAAGGCCCTTGCCGAGGAGAAGTACCGGGAGTTCAAGGCGTGGGAGGTTTTGGGCCTTCGTGTCGCGGCCACCACCGGTGACTACGACTCAACCGATGAGTGGCTTGGAAGGTACGATATAATCATTGCCACCTCCGAGAAGTTCGACTCCCTTTTGAGGCACGGCTCGAACTGGATAAAGGACGTCAGGCTCGTCGTTGCCGACGAGGTCCACCTCATAGGCTCCTACGACAGGGGAGCGACGCTGGAGATGATACTCAGCCACATGCTTGACAGGGCCCAGATACTGGCCCTGAGTGCCACAGTGGGAAACGCCGGGGAGCTGGCGGAGTGGCTCGATGCCGCTTTGGTCGTGAGTGACTGGCGGCCGGTCGAGCTGAGAAAGGGTGTCTTTCACCTTGGAGAGCTCATCTGGGAGGACGGAAGGAGAGAGCACTATCCGGAGAACTGGGAGGCTCTGGCAGTTGATGCTGTTAAAAGGGGCAAGCAGGCGCTTGTGTTCGTCAACACCCGCCGCTCGGCGGAAAAGGAGGCCGTCTCGCTGTCCTCCAAGATAGCCCGTCTTCTCACGAAACCTGAAGCAAGGGGGCTTAAGGAGCTCGCGGACTCCCTTGAGGAAAACCCGACCAACGAGAAGCTCAAAAAGGCCATCAGGGGCGGCGTGGCCTTCCATCATGCCGGCCTGAGCAGAACCGAGAGGACGATGATAGAGGACGCCTTCAGAGATGGCCTTATCAAGGCGATAACGGCGACGCCGACCCTTTCCGCGGGATTGAACCTCCCCGCGTTCCGCGTCATTATAAGGGATACCAAGCGCTACGCCGGCTTCGGCTGGACAGATATTCCGGTCCTCGAAATCCAGCAGATGATGGGGCGCGCCGGGAGGCCGAAGTACGATAGGGTTGGCGAGGCCATAGTGGTCGCCAGAACCGAAGACCCGAAGAAGCTGATGGAGAAGTACATCCATGGAAAACCGGAGAAGCTGTTCTCGATGCTCGCCAACGAACAGGCCTTCAGGAGCCAGGTTCTTGCCCTGATAACTAACTTTGGCGTTTCAAACTTCAGAGAGCTGATAGGCTTCCTTGAAAAGACCTTCTATTTCCACCAGAGAAAGGACACCAGCTCGATAGAGTACAAGGCAAAGGACATAGTCTACTTCCTCATCGAAAACGAGTTCGTGGACATGGACATGAACGACCGCTTCATAGCCCTTCCCTTTGGAAAGCGCACGTCCCAGCTCTACATCGACCCGCTGACGGCGAAGAAGTTCAGGGATGCCTTCCCGAAGCTTGAGAGGAACCCCAACCCCTTCGGAATCTTCCAGCTGATAGCCTCGACGCCGGACATGGCAACGCTGAACGCCCGGAGGCGGGAGATGGAGGACTACCTCGACCTGGCCTACGAGTTCGAGGAGAAGCTGTACACGAACATCCCCTACTATGAGGACTACAGGTTCCAGACCTTCCTCGGCGAGATAAAGACCGCAAAGATTCTCCTCGACTGGATAAACGAGGTTCCCGAGGCAAGGATATACGAGACATACGGCATAGACCCCGGCGACCTGTACAGAATTCTGGAGCTGGCGGACTGGCTCATGTACTCCCTCATAGAACTCTACAAGCTCTTCGACCCGGAGAAGGATGTGATGGGTTATCTGAGAGACCTGCACCTCAGGCTGAGGCATGGGGTTAGGGAGGAGCTCCTCGAACTGGTCAGACTGCCCAACATCGGAAGAAAGAGGGCCAGAGCGCTCTACAACGCCGGCTTCAAGAGCCAGGAGGATATAATGCGCGCCAAGGTGAGGGATCTCCTGGAGGTAGAGGGGATTGGAATGAAGGTCATCGAGGGTCTGTTAAGACACTTTGGCGTGGAACTCCCCAAGGATGCTAAAAGGGCCTCTAAAAAGGTGGAACGGGCCCGGAAGGGGACCCTCGACGACTTCCTCAGGTAA
- a CDS encoding Lrp/AsnC family transcriptional regulator, whose protein sequence is MVRSYVLLTVEIGKVESVIDALKQIPGVTRADAVTGPYDAIVHIEAKDLGELTRKILHDIHNIDGVIDTTTAIVVEMEEEE, encoded by the coding sequence ATGGTTAGGTCGTACGTTTTATTGACTGTGGAGATTGGAAAGGTCGAAAGCGTTATAGACGCCCTCAAGCAGATCCCGGGCGTTACGAGGGCGGACGCCGTCACCGGCCCCTACGACGCGATAGTCCACATCGAGGCCAAGGACCTCGGAGAACTTACCAGAAAGATACTCCACGACATACACAACATCGACGGTGTTATAGACACTACTACCGCCATAGTCGTGGAGATGGAAGAGGAGGAGTGA
- a CDS encoding signal recognition particle protein Srp19: MKRFVVWPSELDSRLSRRYGRMIGKEFAVEGPKIHEIADAARALGMKIVEIDESKLNPRLAGLDEEYRLRGMLRIESKHPKGKSLRMLGQKIREIRKIQAKAKGKKKHKSRKKKR, from the coding sequence ATGAAGCGATTCGTAGTGTGGCCCAGCGAGCTGGATTCCAGGCTCAGCAGACGATACGGGCGAATGATAGGAAAGGAATTCGCGGTTGAAGGCCCGAAGATTCACGAGATAGCAGACGCCGCCAGGGCACTGGGCATGAAAATAGTCGAAATCGACGAGTCAAAGCTCAACCCACGTCTGGCCGGCCTCGATGAGGAGTACCGCCTAAGGGGAATGCTCCGCATCGAAAGCAAGCACCCGAAGGGGAAGAGCCTCAGAATGCTGGGGCAGAAGATCAGGGAAATCAGGAAAATCCAGGCTAAAGCCAAAGGCAAGAAGAAGCACAAATCCAGGAAGAAAAAGAGGTGA